A region of Sulfuricella denitrificans skB26 DNA encodes the following proteins:
- a CDS encoding class I SAM-dependent methyltransferase, with protein sequence MDVACGTGRHTRFLIQAGFQVEAVDRDVSTLSILSGAVIRQADLEGEAWPYSAGEFDGIVVTNYLHRPLFCRLFEALAAGGVLIYETFSEGNEWLGRPRNPDYLLKSGELLDLIKGQLEVNAYEELCVFENNRAVVQRVCAIKTKK encoded by the coding sequence TTGGACGTAGCTTGCGGTACCGGCAGACACACTCGCTTCCTGATTCAGGCTGGGTTTCAGGTCGAAGCGGTGGATCGTGATGTTTCCACATTGTCCATTTTGTCTGGTGCTGTTATACGCCAGGCAGACCTTGAAGGCGAAGCCTGGCCATATTCTGCCGGAGAGTTCGATGGTATTGTGGTTACCAATTATTTGCATCGCCCTCTGTTTTGTCGTCTGTTCGAAGCACTCGCTGCGGGTGGGGTGCTGATTTATGAAACATTTTCCGAAGGCAATGAATGGTTAGGCAGGCCACGTAACCCGGACTATCTTCTCAAGTCAGGGGAATTGCTTGATCTAATAAAAGGTCAGCTGGAAGTCAACGCTTATGAGGAGTTGTGCGTTTTTGAAAATAACCGTGCCGTAGTGCAGCGGGTTTGTGCAATTAAGACCAAGAAGTAA